The following coding sequences lie in one Benincasa hispida cultivar B227 chromosome 6, ASM972705v1, whole genome shotgun sequence genomic window:
- the LOC120080431 gene encoding metalloendoproteinase 2-MMP-like, whose product MASSKALQMIFPFTLLLLFFFPHPNISTPMILKHNSHNMNASSLMFLKKDLQGCRVGDTIQGIHQIKKYLQRFGYITNIKKHSNYPIFDDTFDHILESALKTYQKNHNLVPSGILDSNTIAQMAMPRCGVQDVINGTTRKRNQIYKNGHTHFHKVSHFTLFEGNPKWPSSKFHLSYAFPPGYPSEAIMAVSRAFSKWALNTHFTFSHVVDYNKADIKISFERGEHGDDASFDGVGGILAHAYPPTDGRLHFDADEPWSVGAISGYFDVETVALHEIGHILGLQHSSIGTAIMFPSISAGVTKGLHWDDIAGIKALYRV is encoded by the coding sequence ATGGCCTCTTCCAAAGCTCTCCAAATGATCTTCCCtttcacccttcttcttcttttcttcttccctcaTCCAAATATATCAACTCCAATGATTTTGAAACATAATTCCCACAACATGAATGCATCTTCCTTAATGTTTCTTAAGAAGGATCTCCAAGGATGTCGTGTAGGTGATACAATACAAGGCAttcatcaaataaaaaaataccttCAACGTTTTGGTTACATTACCAATATTAAAAAGCACTCCAATTACCCCATATTTGATGACACTTTTGACCATATCTTGGAATCCGCCcttaaaacttaccaaaaaaaCCACAATCTTGTTCCCTCTGGAATCTTGGACTCCAACACCATTGCCCAAATGGCTATGCCTAGATGTGGGGTTCAAGATGTAATAAATGGaacaacaagaaaaagaaaccaAATTTACAAAAATGGCCATACCCATTTCCACAAAGTTTCTCACTTTACTTTATTTGAAGGAAACCCAAAATGGCCTTCTTCAAAATTCCATTTAAGCTATGCATTTCCTCCAGGCTACCCAAGTGAAGCAATAATGGCAGTGTCAAGAGCTTTCTCAAAGTGGGCTTTGAATACCCATTTCACATTTTCACATGTTGTAGACTATAACAAAGCTGATATCAAAATAAGCTTTGAAAGAGGAGAGCATGGAGATGATGCTTCGTTTGATGGTGTGGGAGGAATTTTAGCACATGCTTATCCACCAACGGATGGAAGGCTTCATTTTGATGCTGATGAGCCTTGGTCTGTGGGAGCAATTTCTGGTTATTTTGATGTTGAAACTGTGGCTTTGCATGAGATTGGACATATTCTTGGCCTTCAACATAGCTCTATTGGAACAGCTATTATGTTCCCAAGTATATCAGCTGGTGTTACTAAGGGTTTGCATTGGGATGATATTGCTGGAATTAAGGCTCTATATCGAGTTTGA